The following are encoded in a window of Diorhabda sublineata isolate icDioSubl1.1 chromosome 5, icDioSubl1.1, whole genome shotgun sequence genomic DNA:
- the LOC130444553 gene encoding SIN3-HDAC complex-associated factor, whose product MFSFHRPKVYRSTTGCCICKAKSSSSRFTDSKKYEEDFLECFKLATPRQGEICNACVLLVKRWKKLPAGSGRNWQHVVDARAGPGIKSMTKFKVKNRKLLEEKAEKLKKKQFDREDSPNLSDKSEEHDLQEVDYLCEDGPSNESSRTGSPGISDSEDVVMKTSRRYKGMPKRREAEARLSGFIDQHYWIKEEICCGVIFRGRYNEIMVDPAYLKPCLSRLNRCKLGSSNNKPENEQCDTTTSTKAFSDNSSDSGYDESSNPGPLAANNANFQKDEVGLEEINSHIPEAVVN is encoded by the exons ttcaagATTTACTGACAGTAAAAAGTATGAGGAAGATTTTCTTGAATGTTTCAAATTAGCAACTCCAAGACAAGGGGAAATATGTAATGCATGTGTTTTACTTGTGAAAAGATGGAAGAAGTTACCAGCTGGATCAGGTCGAAATTGGCAGCAC GTTGTGGATGCGAGAGCTGGTCCAGGTATAAAGTCTATGACTAAATTCAAGGTTAAAAATCGCAAACTTCTTGAAGAGAAGGCTGAAAAGCTCAAGAAAAAGCAGTTTGATAGAGAAGACAGTCCAAACCTATCTGATAAAAGTGAAG AACATGATCTCCAGGAAGTAGACTATCTATGTGAAGATGGTCCCAGCAACGAATCTAGTAGAACTGGAAGTCCAGGAATAAGTGATTCTGAAGATGTTGTTATGAAGACTAGCAGAAGGTACAAAGGAATGCCTAAAAGGAGAGAAGCAGAAGCTAGGTTAAGTGGTTTTATTGATCAACATTATTGGATAAA GGAGGAAATATGTTGTGGAGTAATATTCAGAGGCagatataatgaaataatggtGGATCCAGCCTATTTGAAGCCTTGCCTTAGCCGGTTGAACAGGTGTAAACTTGGTTCCAGCAATAATAAGCCCGAGAATGAACAGTGCGATACTACTACGTCCACAAAAGCTTTTAGCGATAACAGTTCGGATTCTGGTTATGATGAATCCTCAAATCCAGGTCCCTTGGCTGCCAATAACGCTAATTTTCAAAAGGATGAAGTAGGTTTAGAAGAGATAAATAGTCATATTCCAGAGGCAGTTGTCAACTAA